From the Roseibium salinum genome, one window contains:
- a CDS encoding LysR family transcriptional regulator, which produces MDAITRMRCFIQVVDSNGFSAAAREMGRSKALVSKYVGELEDELGVRLLNRTTRQVSLTEVGEAYYKEAVEILQRIDDLQASVQSSHREVRGRLRVSAPRSMGDVMLNKPMMQFLVENPDVVLDLRLEDRFVDLVEEGFDVAIRVSQLDDSSLIARKIAPFKTVLCASPSAIEKYGAPRTPADLASRPCIIDTNYRFKQNWMFNEEGQRLSVTVKGPLEVNSAAAAREAALRGLGFLRTPLFFVAEDIEKGDLVALLEGSENDSLGIYAVYPHRRHLSGKVRAFVDFLANWYSSGKSDR; this is translated from the coding sequence ATGGATGCCATCACGCGGATGCGCTGCTTCATTCAAGTTGTCGATTCAAACGGATTTTCCGCGGCCGCCCGTGAAATGGGGCGCTCCAAGGCACTGGTTTCCAAGTATGTCGGCGAGCTTGAAGACGAACTCGGCGTGCGATTGCTGAACCGGACGACCCGGCAGGTCTCGCTCACCGAAGTCGGCGAGGCCTATTACAAGGAAGCCGTCGAAATCCTCCAGAGGATCGATGATCTTCAGGCCTCCGTTCAGTCCTCGCACAGGGAAGTGCGGGGCAGGCTGCGTGTGTCCGCTCCCAGATCCATGGGCGACGTCATGCTCAACAAGCCGATGATGCAGTTTCTGGTCGAGAACCCGGACGTGGTCCTGGATCTCAGGCTGGAGGATCGCTTCGTCGACCTTGTCGAAGAGGGCTTCGATGTCGCCATCCGCGTGTCGCAACTGGACGACTCCAGCCTGATTGCCCGCAAGATCGCCCCCTTCAAGACCGTGCTTTGCGCCAGTCCGTCGGCGATAGAGAAATACGGAGCACCCAGGACACCGGCCGATCTGGCGAGCCGGCCCTGCATCATAGATACCAATTACCGCTTCAAGCAGAACTGGATGTTCAACGAAGAGGGACAGCGGCTGTCCGTGACCGTGAAGGGGCCGCTGGAGGTCAACAGCGCGGCGGCGGCGCGCGAAGCAGCCTTGCGGGGCCTCGGGTTTCTCAGGACGCCGCTCTTCTTCGTGGCAGAGGACATCGAGAAGGGCGATCTGGTCGCTCTTCTTGAAGGGTCTGAGAACGATTCGCTCGGCATATACGCGGTCTATCCGCACCGGCGGCATCTGAGCGGCAAGGTGCGTGCTTTCGTCGACTTCCTGGCGAACTGGTATTCATCCGGGAAGTCGGACCGCTGA
- a CDS encoding PAS domain-containing protein, with translation MADCITLDLERSFGELNDCVLVTDPERIVVFANKAMEKLLQVDRGELLGTTTKRFFANPAQFEKMAVLYHSPPIDGTASHMQSTSSAATERKPPWRSSARRCLTHRTI, from the coding sequence ATGGCTGATTGCATTACTCTGGATCTGGAACGATCGTTCGGCGAATTGAACGACTGTGTCCTGGTGACGGACCCGGAAAGGATCGTTGTCTTTGCGAACAAGGCCATGGAGAAGCTGCTGCAGGTTGACCGCGGAGAATTGCTCGGAACCACGACAAAACGGTTTTTCGCCAACCCTGCCCAGTTCGAGAAGATGGCGGTGCTGTACCACTCCCCGCCGATCGACGGCACCGCAAGTCATATGCAATCAACATCATCGGCGGCGACGGAACGAAAACCCCCGTGGAGGTCGTCAGCGCGCCGCTGTTTGACACATCGCACAATCTGA
- a CDS encoding diguanylate cyclase, producing MEVVSAPLFDTSHNLTGLLFIARDISGRKALQDKLRDIALTLEDALDAIPEGFAIYDRDDRLVICNDNYREIYAPSAPAMVPGNSFEEILRFGLQGKQYDTGGLTDEEWLAERLERHQSADGTVIEQNLADGRWLRISETKMRSGGTAGIRADVTELKAARARAESAYRNLSLIADNVSANITEVAPDGTCLFINKTGCEWFNGTSEDLIGTNLRDRLPWKEREAVQSIFLDALEGEKVSVEISLNFPDGVLRECHLDCTPRLNDQGGVDGLVVLITDVTDRKKTERTLAEFYAITSTRELSHEGKIGNILRLGCEHFDLPFGIISHVVNNHYTIIHAHSPNGELLPGTTCPLGDTHRVSKLEAGKPPATEDSTQSESAGHRCREVLSLKSYIGAPLLVDGIPHGTINFSAPEIRKRPFTADDLQIVRRFADWIGHEIARQRDHQALMDAKVSLERVASIDDLTQLLNRRAFLEKANIEVQRFRRSRQPLTAVMMDIDHFKLINDRCGHAVGDDVLRRFADAVSEELRTVDVFGRVGGEEFCLILSDTGLDEALRVCERLRKKIFSECRPGHMEQPITCSMGLAAASREDIEFSTLMRKADTALYEAKDAGRNRCVIHKPENKPANYF from the coding sequence GTGGAGGTCGTCAGCGCGCCGCTGTTTGACACATCGCACAATCTGACCGGCCTCTTGTTCATTGCCCGCGACATTAGCGGGCGCAAGGCGTTGCAAGACAAGCTTCGTGACATCGCCCTGACCCTTGAAGACGCGCTGGACGCCATTCCCGAAGGCTTTGCGATCTACGATCGTGATGACCGGCTGGTGATCTGCAACGACAATTACCGGGAAATCTATGCTCCGTCCGCTCCCGCGATGGTTCCCGGCAACAGCTTCGAGGAGATCCTGCGTTTCGGCCTGCAGGGAAAGCAATATGACACCGGCGGACTGACTGACGAGGAGTGGCTTGCAGAGCGCCTCGAAAGGCACCAGTCCGCAGACGGGACGGTTATCGAGCAGAATCTTGCCGACGGCCGCTGGCTGCGCATTTCCGAAACCAAGATGCGCAGCGGCGGAACGGCGGGAATTCGGGCCGACGTCACCGAATTGAAGGCCGCACGGGCAAGGGCGGAAAGCGCCTATCGAAATCTGTCGCTGATTGCCGACAATGTCTCTGCCAATATCACCGAGGTTGCGCCCGACGGCACCTGCCTCTTCATCAACAAGACCGGTTGCGAATGGTTCAACGGCACGAGTGAGGACCTGATCGGAACCAACCTGCGCGACCGCCTCCCCTGGAAGGAGCGCGAGGCCGTGCAGTCGATTTTCCTGGATGCCCTCGAGGGGGAAAAGGTCTCGGTGGAAATCAGCTTGAACTTTCCCGACGGCGTCCTGCGCGAATGCCATTTGGATTGCACTCCCCGCCTCAACGATCAAGGCGGCGTAGATGGTCTGGTCGTGCTGATCACCGACGTTACGGACCGCAAGAAGACGGAACGCACACTGGCGGAGTTCTATGCGATCACCTCAACCCGTGAACTTTCCCACGAAGGCAAGATTGGCAACATCCTCAGGCTCGGGTGTGAGCATTTCGACCTGCCGTTCGGCATCATCAGCCACGTCGTCAACAATCATTACACCATCATTCACGCACACAGTCCGAACGGCGAACTCCTGCCGGGAACCACTTGCCCGCTTGGCGACACTCACCGCGTATCGAAGCTTGAGGCCGGTAAACCTCCTGCAACGGAGGACTCCACGCAATCCGAATCCGCGGGCCACCGCTGCCGAGAAGTGCTTTCGTTGAAGAGCTATATCGGGGCGCCCCTGCTGGTCGACGGCATCCCTCACGGCACGATCAATTTCTCCGCGCCCGAGATCCGCAAACGGCCCTTCACGGCGGACGATCTGCAGATCGTCCGCCGGTTTGCGGACTGGATCGGCCACGAGATCGCCCGCCAGCGGGACCACCAGGCCCTGATGGATGCAAAGGTCAGCCTGGAGCGTGTCGCCAGCATCGACGATCTGACCCAGCTCCTCAACCGGCGCGCATTCCTGGAGAAGGCCAATATCGAAGTCCAGAGATTCCGCAGGTCAAGGCAGCCCCTCACCGCCGTCATGATGGACATTGATCATTTCAAGCTGATCAACGACCGTTGCGGCCATGCCGTCGGCGACGACGTATTGAGACGGTTTGCCGACGCGGTCAGCGAGGAACTGAGGACCGTGGACGTGTTCGGCCGGGTGGGCGGCGAGGAATTCTGCCTCATCCTGAGCGACACCGGTCTCGACGAGGCCCTGCGGGTTTGCGAAAGGCTGCGCAAGAAGATCTTCAGCGAGTGCCGGCCGGGACATATGGAACAGCCGATCACCTGCAGCATGGGGCTTGCGGCAGCCAGCCGGGAAGACATCGAGTTCTCGACGCTGATGCGCAAAGCGGACACGGCGCTCTATGAGGCAAAAGACGCCGGCCGCAACCGGTGTGTTATCCACAAGCCGGAAAACAAGCCGGCAAACTACTTCTGA
- a CDS encoding DUF2937 family protein yields MARVLMLIVMLLSGTATSQLPEFSQQYRQRLGGAIDALEEIIADFRQDAEQYGLTIAQAIARQKASSDPFIRARGDSMAEAEMRLVRLKEQREELQSAGQFQRLFIFAGGFDPHLAQATAEDYEPAVPVTLAGFASAGAGALAALLVIRLLTGLVRLGGRRRTAHPPS; encoded by the coding sequence ATGGCGCGGGTCCTGATGCTGATCGTCATGCTGCTGAGCGGAACCGCGACGTCGCAATTGCCGGAATTCTCCCAGCAGTACCGCCAGCGCCTCGGCGGGGCGATCGATGCTTTGGAAGAGATCATCGCCGACTTCAGGCAGGACGCGGAGCAATACGGCCTCACCATTGCGCAGGCCATCGCACGCCAGAAGGCGTCGAGCGATCCGTTCATCCGCGCACGCGGCGACAGCATGGCCGAGGCCGAAATGCGCCTGGTCCGGCTGAAGGAACAACGGGAAGAGCTGCAATCGGCAGGTCAGTTTCAGCGGCTCTTCATTTTTGCAGGCGGATTCGATCCGCACCTGGCGCAGGCGACCGCCGAGGACTATGAACCCGCCGTGCCCGTGACACTCGCCGGCTTTGCCAGTGCCGGTGCGGGTGCGCTCGCCGCCCTGCTGGTCATCCGCCTGCTTACGGGCCTTGTCCGCCTCGGCGGCCGCCGGCGGACGGCTCATCCCCCGTCCTGA
- a CDS encoding DUF1007 family protein — MRPLPDTFPKALCTAGRRIVLGSGLLLASLAGAGAHPHVFVEARSHLVFDERGNAVAVDHVFRFDEPFSAFAMQGFDKNGDGVYSREELSELAKVNVESMADFGYFTFGDNTRIEFDFKAPTEYWLEVETVPLEDYWVMKPEDFEAIQEDVRMNGGTAPESVDLLELHFTLPLKEPSDATKTITLDVYDPTYYVDFRFARGEDAVGTLNAPDACQVTRKEPPPLDDATAYALAQVGPDQRNLPPELQSAAASQINQMIVDCSAAFPAAASASSGGAGVVADSGAPADPDGAAGKDTTLSRAGDVADSSRTAVAVIESPEKTAARSGILDRVFGTIAVKQKQFYQALVGNLRSFRNNPNAIWLLMGLSFAYGIFHAAGPGHGKAIITSYVVANNETLRKGIVLSFASAFAQAVTAILLVGGMAMLFNLTSIAIQDTARWFEIGSYVLITGLGGWLLWQKAVRPLAAAVASRLSSNELAFAGAGAHGRSHGHGHGHGHGHGHGHHHHDHHHEIGPDGVCSSCGHAHAPTPDMVQGRITLARAASIILAVGLRPCTGALVVLVFALSQGMIAAGIASTLAMAVGTGITVSLLAGLAVGAKDLAVRLFGEGSPMAGRVHRTIEILGATIVFLLGATLLIATLGWG; from the coding sequence GTGCGACCTCTTCCTGATACTTTCCCGAAGGCTTTGTGCACGGCCGGCCGCCGGATTGTGCTGGGGTCAGGGCTCCTGCTTGCGTCGCTGGCCGGAGCCGGCGCGCATCCGCACGTCTTCGTGGAAGCACGCTCGCATCTGGTGTTCGATGAGCGGGGGAACGCCGTTGCGGTCGACCACGTCTTCCGTTTCGACGAGCCGTTTTCCGCCTTTGCGATGCAGGGCTTCGACAAGAACGGCGACGGCGTCTATTCGCGCGAGGAACTGAGCGAACTGGCGAAGGTCAATGTGGAGAGCATGGCCGATTTCGGCTATTTCACCTTCGGCGACAACACCCGGATCGAATTCGACTTCAAGGCGCCCACCGAGTACTGGCTCGAGGTCGAAACCGTCCCGCTCGAAGACTATTGGGTGATGAAGCCGGAAGACTTCGAGGCAATTCAGGAAGACGTCCGCATGAATGGTGGAACGGCTCCGGAAAGCGTCGATCTTCTGGAGCTGCATTTCACCCTGCCGCTCAAGGAGCCGAGCGACGCGACGAAGACGATCACCCTCGATGTCTATGACCCGACCTATTACGTCGATTTCCGCTTCGCGCGGGGCGAAGACGCGGTCGGAACGCTCAACGCTCCCGATGCCTGCCAGGTCACGCGCAAGGAGCCGCCGCCCCTGGACGACGCGACCGCCTATGCGCTTGCCCAGGTCGGCCCCGACCAGCGGAATCTGCCGCCGGAACTGCAATCGGCCGCCGCGTCGCAGATCAACCAGATGATCGTCGACTGCAGCGCCGCTTTCCCGGCAGCCGCTTCCGCGTCTTCCGGCGGGGCAGGAGTGGTCGCGGACAGCGGCGCTCCGGCAGATCCGGACGGGGCGGCCGGCAAGGACACGACGCTGTCACGGGCGGGAGACGTCGCGGATTCCAGCCGGACAGCCGTTGCGGTCATCGAGTCTCCGGAAAAAACCGCGGCCCGGTCCGGCATCCTGGATCGGGTTTTCGGCACGATCGCGGTCAAGCAGAAGCAGTTCTACCAGGCGCTTGTGGGAAACCTCAGATCGTTCCGGAACAATCCGAATGCAATTTGGCTGCTGATGGGCCTGTCCTTCGCCTACGGCATATTCCATGCGGCGGGCCCCGGGCACGGCAAGGCGATCATCACCTCCTATGTGGTTGCCAACAACGAGACGCTGCGCAAGGGCATCGTCCTGTCCTTCGCTTCCGCCTTCGCCCAGGCGGTCACAGCAATCCTGCTGGTCGGCGGGATGGCCATGCTCTTCAACCTGACCAGCATCGCCATTCAGGACACCGCGCGCTGGTTCGAAATCGGTTCCTACGTGCTGATCACCGGCCTCGGCGGCTGGCTGCTCTGGCAAAAAGCTGTTCGCCCGCTTGCCGCGGCTGTGGCTTCCCGGCTGTCGAGCAACGAACTGGCCTTTGCAGGGGCCGGCGCGCATGGTCGTTCTCACGGCCACGGCCACGGCCACGGCCACGGCCACGGCCACGGCCATCATCACCACGACCATCATCATGAAATCGGGCCGGACGGCGTGTGTTCATCCTGCGGACACGCCCATGCCCCGACGCCGGACATGGTCCAGGGACGGATCACGCTGGCACGGGCCGCTTCGATCATTCTGGCCGTCGGATTGCGGCCCTGCACCGGCGCGCTGGTTGTGCTGGTGTTCGCCCTTTCGCAGGGCATGATCGCCGCCGGCATTGCCTCCACGCTCGCCATGGCGGTGGGAACCGGCATCACCGTGTCGCTTCTGGCAGGACTTGCGGTTGGCGCCAAGGATCTTGCCGTGCGGCTCTTCGGCGAGGGCAGTCCGATGGCCGGCAGAGTTCACCGGACCATCGAGATCCTCGGTGCGACGATCGTCTTCCTGCTCGGCGCGACCCTACTGATCGCAACGCTCGGCTGGGGCTAG
- a CDS encoding Glu/Leu/Phe/Val dehydrogenase dimerization domain-containing protein, giving the protein MNALHTKVQHSAVFDHPEMGTHEDVVFAHDRDTGLQAIIAVHDTTLGPALGGCRVWPYENPGDALTDALRLSRGMTYKNALAGLDLGGGKAVIIADPRKDKTPELMEAFGRHVDRLSGTYITAEDVGVSPQDMEAVARQTAHVRGTSATGLGDPSPYTALGVFEGIKACAKHVFGSSDLEGRTVSVQGLGHVGYDVARQLHGAGARLIVSDIHAPAVLRAIDAFGAVAVDPAEAHMVEADIFVPCALGAGLNARTIPHIQARIVAGAANNQLQTPADGEALKKRGILYAPDYAINAGGVISIALASPGGEDTLVRQKTLAIGDTLTAIFERAGTEETTPEHVADAMAEERLAKTRKARPVLKAVSA; this is encoded by the coding sequence ATGAACGCCTTACACACAAAAGTTCAACACAGTGCCGTATTCGACCATCCGGAAATGGGGACGCACGAAGATGTTGTCTTCGCACACGACCGGGACACCGGGCTGCAGGCGATCATCGCGGTCCATGACACGACGCTCGGCCCCGCACTCGGCGGCTGCCGGGTCTGGCCCTACGAAAATCCGGGCGATGCCCTTACCGATGCGCTGCGCCTGTCCCGCGGGATGACCTACAAGAACGCTCTCGCGGGGCTCGATCTCGGCGGCGGCAAGGCCGTGATCATCGCGGATCCGCGCAAGGACAAGACGCCGGAACTGATGGAAGCCTTCGGCCGTCATGTGGACCGCTTGTCGGGCACCTATATCACCGCGGAAGATGTCGGCGTTTCGCCGCAGGACATGGAAGCCGTCGCGCGCCAGACCGCCCATGTGCGCGGCACGAGCGCCACCGGGCTCGGCGATCCCTCCCCCTATACCGCGCTTGGCGTCTTCGAGGGCATCAAGGCCTGTGCGAAACATGTCTTCGGCAGCAGCGATCTTGAAGGCAGGACCGTCTCAGTCCAGGGCCTGGGCCATGTCGGCTACGACGTCGCGCGGCAGCTTCACGGCGCAGGCGCCCGGCTGATCGTCTCCGACATCCATGCACCTGCCGTTCTGCGCGCCATCGATGCCTTCGGCGCGGTGGCGGTCGACCCGGCCGAGGCCCATATGGTCGAGGCCGATATTTTCGTTCCTTGCGCCCTGGGCGCCGGCCTCAATGCCCGCACCATTCCCCACATCCAGGCCAGGATCGTTGCCGGAGCGGCAAACAATCAGCTTCAGACCCCCGCCGACGGCGAAGCGCTGAAGAAACGCGGCATTCTCTACGCGCCGGACTACGCCATCAACGCCGGCGGCGTCATCTCCATTGCACTTGCCTCCCCGGGCGGCGAAGACACGCTCGTGCGCCAGAAGACACTCGCCATCGGCGATACCCTGACCGCGATTTTCGAGCGTGCCGGCACGGAGGAGACCACACCGGAACACGTCGCGGATGCAATGGCGGAGGAACGGCTGGCGAAGACCAGGAAAGCCCGGCCGGTCCTGAAGGCTGTCTCGGCGTGA
- a CDS encoding universal stress protein, with translation MFKRILIPIDLGHVDKLEKAISAGVYLAKLDNIPVVFAAVTSAVPGALAHTPEEFRSKLDAFANGQADKHGITASAHAVFAHDPAVELEDALLKAIDETDADLVVMATHVPNLKDYVWPSNGGRVASHSDVSVFLIR, from the coding sequence TTGTTCAAAAGAATACTCATTCCGATCGACCTCGGCCACGTGGACAAGCTTGAAAAGGCAATATCCGCAGGCGTTTATCTCGCAAAGCTTGACAACATCCCCGTTGTTTTTGCTGCTGTAACCTCCGCCGTGCCCGGCGCGCTCGCCCATACGCCGGAGGAATTTCGCTCAAAGCTCGACGCTTTCGCGAACGGACAGGCCGACAAGCACGGCATTACGGCATCCGCTCACGCGGTTTTCGCTCACGATCCGGCCGTCGAACTGGAAGACGCCCTCTTGAAGGCCATAGACGAGACGGACGCGGACCTGGTGGTGATGGCCACACATGTTCCCAACCTGAAGGACTACGTCTGGCCGTCCAATGGCGGTCGCGTCGCGTCTCATTCGGACGTTTCCGTCTTCCTGATCAGATAA
- a CDS encoding WD40 repeat domain-containing protein: MPTVAPVDVDGFVVRAGFLKDCAYFASGEGEIVLSGAGEKRHRPHKVGLLAAEAARDGQGLITSGDDGCIYLTSADGSSRLLAERPRKWIDLIAAGPSGTVAFASGRTAWVRLADGSEKEFAHERAVGGLAFAPKGLRLAVSRYDGATLWWAGTQGSPVELSWKGAHLGVSFSPDGKYLVTAMQENALHGWRLTDSQDMRMTGYPAKVKSFDWSVKGRYLATSGANAAILWPFFGKTGPMGQSPLQLGVRGDNLVTTVACHPKEEVAAVGYQDGMILMCRFTDNAEVLLRRPGKGPVSSLGWDAEGARLAFGTEAGEAGIVSLQD, encoded by the coding sequence TTGCCGACAGTAGCTCCAGTGGACGTGGACGGTTTCGTCGTCCGCGCCGGCTTTTTAAAGGATTGCGCCTATTTCGCGTCCGGCGAAGGCGAGATCGTTCTCTCGGGCGCGGGCGAGAAAAGGCATCGCCCGCACAAGGTGGGACTTCTGGCGGCCGAAGCGGCCAGGGACGGCCAGGGCCTGATCACCTCCGGCGACGATGGCTGCATCTATCTCACCAGCGCCGACGGTTCCTCCCGGCTTCTCGCCGAGCGGCCGCGCAAGTGGATCGACCTGATCGCCGCCGGGCCGTCCGGCACCGTTGCCTTCGCCAGCGGACGGACGGCCTGGGTGCGGCTTGCGGACGGCAGCGAAAAGGAGTTCGCCCACGAGCGGGCCGTTGGTGGCCTGGCCTTCGCGCCCAAGGGCCTCCGCCTGGCGGTGTCGCGCTATGACGGGGCGACGCTCTGGTGGGCCGGCACGCAAGGCTCGCCCGTGGAACTTTCCTGGAAGGGCGCCCATCTCGGCGTCAGTTTTTCGCCCGACGGCAAGTATCTGGTCACGGCCATGCAGGAGAATGCACTGCACGGCTGGCGGCTGACAGACAGTCAGGACATGCGCATGACCGGATATCCGGCCAAGGTGAAGTCCTTCGACTGGTCGGTCAAAGGCCGGTACCTGGCAACCTCCGGCGCCAATGCCGCAATCCTGTGGCCGTTCTTCGGGAAGACGGGTCCCATGGGCCAATCTCCCCTTCAACTCGGCGTCAGGGGCGACAACCTCGTCACCACCGTCGCCTGCCACCCGAAGGAAGAGGTTGCAGCGGTCGGCTATCAGGACGGCATGATCCTGATGTGCCGGTTTACCGACAATGCGGAAGTCCTGCTGCGGCGCCCGGGCAAGGGGCCGGTTTCCTCCCTGGGCTGGGACGCGGAAGGCGCCCGGCTGGCGTTTGGAACCGAAGCAGGCGAGGCCGGCATCGTCAGCCTGCAGGATTAA
- a CDS encoding CobW family GTP-binding protein, translated as MSATQDARTDAPKQIPVTVLTGYLGAGKTTLLNRILTENHGQRYAVIVNEFGEVGIDNDLLVESDEEIFEMNNGCICCTVRGDLIRTVQNLMKRKGAFDAIIVETTGVADPAPVAQTFFMDDDVRAAARLDAVVAVVDARHVLQRLEDTEEAQDQVAFADVILINKTDLVSDDELANVEARIRSINPYAVLHRSERCGIDVAKVLDRGAFDLDRILSLDPHFLEHGHHHGDECGPDCDHDHHDHHHEHGHDHGHGHDHHHHHDHAKDPHSVQSISLRAGDLDPDMFFPWINQVTQVQGPNILRMKGILALKGDPQRYVIQGVHMIVEGDHQRDWKADEPRESRLVFIGRDLNWDVLRDSFQACAAQ; from the coding sequence ATGTCTGCGACCCAGGACGCCCGGACGGACGCCCCGAAACAAATCCCCGTCACCGTTCTGACCGGGTATCTCGGCGCCGGAAAGACCACGCTGCTCAACCGTATTCTGACGGAAAACCACGGCCAGCGCTATGCGGTCATCGTCAACGAGTTCGGCGAGGTCGGTATCGACAACGATCTTCTGGTCGAATCCGACGAAGAGATCTTCGAGATGAACAATGGCTGCATCTGCTGCACGGTCCGCGGCGACCTGATCCGCACCGTGCAGAACCTGATGAAGCGCAAGGGTGCTTTCGACGCCATCATCGTGGAGACGACCGGCGTGGCCGATCCGGCCCCGGTCGCCCAGACCTTCTTCATGGATGACGACGTGCGCGCCGCTGCAAGGCTCGATGCCGTTGTGGCGGTGGTCGACGCCCGTCACGTGCTCCAGCGCCTGGAGGATACGGAGGAAGCGCAAGACCAGGTGGCCTTTGCCGACGTGATCCTGATCAACAAGACGGATCTCGTCTCCGATGACGAACTGGCAAATGTCGAAGCGCGGATCCGGTCGATCAATCCCTATGCTGTCCTCCATCGCAGCGAGCGTTGCGGCATCGATGTCGCCAAGGTGCTGGACCGCGGCGCCTTCGATCTCGACCGCATCCTGTCGCTCGATCCGCACTTCCTGGAGCATGGCCACCATCATGGCGACGAATGCGGCCCGGACTGCGATCATGATCACCACGACCACCACCATGAGCACGGGCATGACCACGGGCACGGACATGATCATCACCACCATCATGACCATGCCAAGGACCCGCATTCGGTGCAGAGCATTTCACTGAGGGCGGGCGACCTCGACCCGGATATGTTCTTTCCGTGGATCAATCAGGTCACCCAGGTTCAGGGGCCGAACATCCTGCGCATGAAAGGCATCCTCGCCTTGAAGGGCGATCCGCAGCGCTACGTGATCCAGGGTGTCCACATGATCGTCGAAGGCGACCATCAGCGCGACTGGAAGGCGGACGAGCCGCGGGAGAGCCGCCTGGTCTTCATCGGCCGCGATCTCAATTGGGACGTGCTGAGAGACAGTTTCCAGGCCTGCGCCGCGCAATAG
- a CDS encoding BCCT family transporter codes for MSDNASNQGIPTPEGDVTLIDTEYEIGQDNIEASVGPFNLDIHNPVFLVSGLMIVAFVLLTLIFQAEVGPVFEAMRKWLTSNLDWFFIISGNVFVLVCLALIVTPLGGVRIGGKDATPDYTYFGWFAMLFAAGMGIGLMFFGVLEPVYHMAFSEPVGVPSPFDADGNIIEENVAAARAMGMAATIFHWGLHPWAIYAVVALALALFSFNKGLPLTMRSVFYPIFGERTWGWPGHIIDILAVLATLFGLATSLGFGAQQANAGLEFVFGIPVSTTAQVVLIIGITGVALVSVLRGLDGGVKVLSEINMMIAALLLVFVILAGPTANIVSGFFANIVSYGQEIVPLSMPFGREDDGFRQGWTSFYWAWWISWSPFVGMFIARVSRGRSVREFIICVLIIPTVVSIAWMTAFGGTAIEQVLTDTNSQVREYVIASYSPELSLFGMLADLPMARITSFIGIVLVIVFFVTSSDSGSLVIDTITAGGKVDAPVPQRVFWCTFEGLVAIALLMGGGLGALQAMAVSTGFPFTIVLLLACYAIFKGLMDEPR; via the coding sequence ATGAGCGATAACGCTTCCAACCAGGGCATCCCGACCCCGGAAGGGGATGTCACCCTCATCGACACCGAATATGAAATCGGTCAGGACAATATCGAAGCGAGCGTAGGACCGTTCAACCTCGACATCCACAATCCGGTCTTTCTGGTGTCGGGCCTGATGATCGTCGCCTTCGTCCTGCTGACCCTCATCTTCCAGGCCGAAGTCGGCCCGGTCTTCGAGGCGATGCGCAAGTGGCTGACGTCAAATCTCGACTGGTTCTTCATCATTTCCGGCAACGTCTTCGTTCTTGTGTGCCTGGCGCTGATCGTGACGCCTCTGGGCGGCGTCCGGATCGGCGGCAAGGACGCAACCCCCGACTATACCTATTTCGGCTGGTTCGCGATGCTCTTCGCGGCCGGCATGGGTATCGGCCTGATGTTCTTCGGGGTTCTGGAGCCGGTCTACCACATGGCGTTTTCCGAACCCGTCGGCGTACCCTCGCCGTTTGACGCGGATGGAAACATCATTGAGGAAAACGTGGCCGCCGCACGGGCCATGGGCATGGCCGCCACCATATTCCACTGGGGGCTGCATCCCTGGGCGATTTATGCGGTCGTTGCGCTTGCCCTTGCGCTGTTTTCCTTCAACAAGGGCCTGCCGCTCACCATGCGTTCCGTGTTCTATCCGATTTTCGGAGAACGCACCTGGGGTTGGCCCGGGCACATCATCGACATCCTGGCGGTTCTCGCCACGCTGTTCGGTCTGGCAACCTCGCTCGGCTTCGGCGCACAGCAGGCCAATGCCGGCCTGGAGTTCGTCTTCGGCATTCCGGTCAGCACCACGGCTCAGGTCGTGCTGATCATCGGCATCACCGGCGTCGCCCTGGTCTCGGTGCTGCGCGGCCTCGATGGCGGCGTCAAGGTCCTGTCCGAAATCAACATGATGATCGCGGCCCTGCTGCTCGTCTTCGTCATCCTCGCGGGTCCGACCGCAAACATTGTCTCGGGCTTCTTCGCCAACATCGTGTCTTACGGCCAGGAAATCGTTCCCCTCTCCATGCCCTTCGGGCGTGAAGACGACGGCTTCCGTCAGGGGTGGACGTCCTTCTACTGGGCCTGGTGGATTTCCTGGTCACCGTTTGTCGGCATGTTCATCGCCCGCGTCAGCCGTGGCCGGAGCGTGCGCGAATTCATCATCTGCGTGCTGATCATTCCGACCGTCGTCTCCATCGCCTGGATGACAGCCTTCGGCGGCACAGCAATCGAGCAGGTGCTGACGGATACCAACAGCCAGGTGCGGGAATACGTGATCGCCAGCTACAGCCCCGAACTTTCCCTGTTCGGCATGCTGGCGGACCTGCCGATGGCACGGATCACTTCGTTCATCGGCATCGTCCTGGTCATCGTGTTCTTCGTCACCTCGTCCGACTCCGGATCGCTGGTCATCGACACGATCACGGCGGGCGGCAAGGTCGATGCGCCCGTTCCCCAGCGCGTGTTCTGGTGCACATTCGAAGGCCTGGTCGCGATCGCGCTCCTGATGGGAGGCGGTCTGGGCGCCCTGCAGGCCATGGCGGTCTCCACCGGCTTCCCGTTCACGATCGTGCTGCTACTGGCCTGTTACGCGATCTTCAAGGGGCTCATGGACGAACCCCGTTAG